In Micromonospora sp. NBC_01813, the following are encoded in one genomic region:
- a CDS encoding LLM class flavin-dependent oxidoreductase: MTADPTGPAVAGDRDPPAVDLFLLAAHGLPATVRYARAAEAAGLGGVWLAEHHFISYGQCPSATTLAGYLLGATSRIAVGTAAAVLSTRHPVALAEETILLDAVSGGRFRLGVARGGPWVDLAVFGTGLDRYHRGFAEALDLLRRWLSGAATVDADGEFFTFQDVPVVPRPARPIPIWTAATSPATVALAASRALPLLLGVHDDDAAKAAMLARYADIAAEHGHDPAAVPHASVHLIGLADDPAAARRQLRRALPPWLATTREYVRIDGTPPAHRDLDAYVEHLLRIHPLGSAQECAAHLAASAAVTGVHRQLLMVEGVGPAAVDEQIAAIGAELLPALTGTRQPSGSSPGSGSAVVQGGLQRLR, translated from the coding sequence GTGACTGCTGATCCGACCGGACCGGCGGTGGCCGGCGACCGTGACCCGCCGGCAGTGGACCTGTTTCTGCTGGCGGCGCACGGACTGCCGGCCACCGTCAGGTATGCGCGCGCCGCCGAGGCAGCCGGCCTCGGCGGCGTGTGGCTGGCCGAACACCACTTCATCTCGTACGGGCAGTGCCCGTCGGCCACCACCCTGGCCGGCTACCTGCTCGGCGCGACCAGCCGGATCGCCGTCGGGACCGCCGCCGCCGTGCTGTCCACCCGGCACCCGGTCGCCTTGGCCGAGGAGACGATCCTGCTGGACGCCGTCTCCGGTGGGCGCTTCCGGCTCGGGGTCGCCCGCGGCGGCCCCTGGGTCGACCTGGCGGTTTTCGGCACCGGACTGGACCGCTACCACCGCGGCTTCGCCGAAGCACTCGATCTGCTGCGCCGCTGGCTCTCCGGTGCCGCGACGGTCGACGCCGACGGCGAGTTCTTCACCTTCCAGGACGTGCCGGTGGTGCCGCGACCGGCGCGGCCGATCCCGATCTGGACGGCGGCGACGTCGCCGGCCACCGTCGCCCTGGCCGCCAGCCGAGCGCTGCCGCTGCTGCTCGGCGTGCACGACGACGACGCGGCGAAGGCCGCCATGCTGGCCCGCTACGCCGACATCGCGGCGGAGCACGGCCACGACCCGGCGGCGGTGCCACACGCCTCGGTCCACCTGATCGGGCTCGCCGACGACCCGGCCGCCGCGCGGCGCCAGCTGCGTCGAGCGCTGCCACCCTGGCTCGCCACGACCAGGGAGTACGTCCGCATCGACGGTACGCCGCCGGCGCACCGCGACCTCGACGCGTACGTCGAGCACCTACTACGGATCCATCCACTGGGCAGCGCGCAGGAGTGCGCGGCGCACCTGGCGGCGAGCGCCGCCGTCACCGGGGTGCACCGGCAGTTGCTGATGGTCGAAGGCGTCGGCCCGGCCGCCGTCGACGAGCAGATCGCCGCCATCGGCGCGGAGCTGCTTCCCGCGCTGACCGGCACCCGCCAGCCCAGCGGCTCGTCACCCGGCAGCGGCTCAGCTGTCGTGCAGGGCGGCCTGCAGCGCCTGCGGTAG
- the lipA gene encoding lipoyl synthase codes for MTIAPEGRRLLRLEARNAETPIERKPPWIKVKAKMGPEFTQLRGLVQREGLHTVCQEAGCPNIYECWEDREATFLIGGDQCTRRCDFCQIDTGRPAEFDADEPRRVGESVATMGLRYATVTGVARDDLPDGGAWLYAETVRQIHALQPGCGVELLIPDFNGDAGQLGEVFAARPEVLAHNVETVPRIFKRIRPAFRYDRSLGVITRARAAGLVTKSNLILGLGEERAEVSQTLRDLHDAGCELITITQYLRPTPRHHPVERWVKPEEFVELHDEAEQIGFAGVMSGPLVRSSYRAGRLYQQALQHREAAPAVG; via the coding sequence GTGACTATTGCTCCGGAGGGACGACGCCTACTGCGCCTGGAGGCCCGCAACGCCGAGACCCCGATCGAGCGGAAACCCCCGTGGATCAAGGTCAAGGCCAAGATGGGGCCGGAGTTCACCCAGTTGCGTGGGCTGGTGCAGCGCGAAGGGCTGCACACCGTCTGCCAGGAGGCCGGCTGCCCCAACATCTACGAATGTTGGGAAGACCGCGAGGCCACCTTCCTGATCGGCGGCGACCAGTGCACCCGGCGCTGTGACTTCTGCCAGATCGACACCGGCCGGCCCGCCGAGTTCGACGCCGACGAGCCACGCCGCGTCGGCGAGTCGGTCGCCACGATGGGGTTGCGGTACGCGACCGTCACCGGCGTGGCCCGCGACGACCTGCCCGACGGCGGTGCCTGGCTGTACGCCGAGACCGTCCGGCAGATCCACGCGCTGCAGCCCGGCTGCGGGGTGGAGCTGCTGATCCCGGACTTCAACGGCGACGCAGGCCAGCTCGGTGAGGTCTTCGCCGCCCGGCCCGAGGTGCTCGCCCACAACGTCGAGACGGTGCCCCGGATCTTCAAGCGGATCCGGCCCGCCTTCCGGTACGACCGCTCGCTCGGCGTGATCACCCGGGCCCGGGCCGCCGGCCTGGTCACCAAGTCCAACCTCATCCTCGGCCTCGGCGAGGAACGCGCCGAGGTGTCGCAGACGTTGCGCGACCTGCACGACGCCGGCTGTGAGCTGATCACCATCACCCAGTACCTGCGGCCGACCCCACGCCACCACCCGGTGGAGCGGTGGGTCAAGCCGGAGGAGTTCGTCGAGCTGCACGACGAGGCCGAGCAGATTGGATTCGCCGGGGTGATGAGCGGCCCGCTGGTCCGTTCGTCGTACCGTGCCGGGCGGCTCTACCAGCAGGCGTTGCAACACCGCGAGGCCGCGCCCGCCGTCGGCTGA
- a CDS encoding DUF2079 domain-containing protein produces MAARRLGRRADLAVATVALALAGWVTSGLWVGPNSRAITVNSSDQALFEWLLSYGAYALTHGENPLFTYLLNAPDGVNLAVNTSITVYAVIFAPLTFLIGPPATFLVILTLNLAGTGFAWYWLLSRLRPGSLGSGSAAGTTGRGTDDGPFVSSRLAAAVGGLFCGFAPAMVSHANAHLNWTAGWLVPIIVWRVLALRGRPGARPLAAGGWARNGLILGALVAGSFSIAAEGLFFTALACGVFLGVWALDRSRRAEVRDALPRLLRGLAVTAAVATTLLAYPLWLHFFGPQVFHGTGFDARVHSEDFLAYGAFPERSLAGVAGLGTGLAPNETEENSFFGVPLLVLTLACLVLLWRAASPGRRATLRALAVTGAVFTVLSWGPRLKFDGTITDIPLPYAPLAGAPIFNAALPARLAMVVTPIIGILLALAVDQLLRNAAPRRMLWAGAFAVALLPLIPVSLLTIEREPIPTFITSGAWRQHVSQGGVLAPVPFTLDVLPDGQRWQAHTFAHRQGEFAIPSGFFLGPGGPDGRGRIGPVPRATDGLLHEVARTGVVPPIDDTDRAAARADLNHWGAEAVVLADQVHGAKFPVDAEALLTATTELLGPPQRVVDVWLWPAPAGGW; encoded by the coding sequence GTGGCGGCCCGGCGGCTCGGGCGGCGCGCCGACCTCGCCGTGGCCACGGTCGCGCTGGCCCTCGCCGGCTGGGTCACCAGCGGGCTGTGGGTCGGCCCGAACAGCCGGGCGATCACCGTCAACTCCAGCGACCAGGCACTGTTCGAGTGGCTACTGTCCTACGGCGCGTACGCGCTGACCCACGGCGAGAACCCGCTGTTCACGTACCTGCTCAACGCGCCGGACGGGGTCAACCTCGCGGTCAACACCTCGATCACCGTGTACGCGGTGATCTTCGCCCCGCTGACGTTCCTGATCGGACCGCCGGCCACCTTCCTGGTGATCCTCACGCTCAACCTGGCCGGCACCGGCTTCGCCTGGTACTGGCTGCTGTCCCGGCTGCGCCCGGGAAGCCTCGGCTCAGGCAGCGCCGCCGGCACCACCGGCCGAGGCACCGACGACGGACCGTTCGTGTCGTCCCGGCTCGCCGCCGCCGTCGGCGGACTGTTCTGCGGCTTCGCGCCGGCCATGGTCTCGCACGCCAACGCCCACCTCAACTGGACCGCCGGTTGGCTGGTGCCGATCATCGTCTGGCGGGTGCTGGCGCTGCGCGGACGCCCCGGGGCGCGCCCGCTGGCCGCCGGCGGCTGGGCCCGCAACGGACTGATCCTCGGCGCGCTCGTCGCCGGCTCCTTCTCCATCGCCGCCGAAGGCCTGTTCTTCACCGCCCTGGCCTGCGGAGTCTTCCTCGGCGTCTGGGCGCTGGACCGCAGCCGCCGCGCCGAGGTACGCGACGCGCTCCCCCGGCTGCTGCGCGGCCTGGCGGTCACCGCGGCGGTGGCCACCACCCTGCTGGCGTACCCGTTGTGGTTGCACTTCTTCGGGCCGCAGGTCTTCCACGGCACCGGGTTCGACGCCCGGGTGCACAGCGAGGATTTCCTCGCCTACGGCGCGTTCCCGGAGCGGTCGCTGGCCGGCGTCGCCGGACTCGGCACCGGGCTGGCACCGAACGAGACCGAGGAGAACAGCTTCTTCGGCGTACCGCTGCTGGTGTTGACCCTCGCCTGTCTAGTGCTGCTCTGGCGCGCGGCGTCGCCCGGTCGGCGGGCCACGCTGCGGGCGCTCGCCGTCACCGGAGCCGTGTTCACCGTGCTCTCCTGGGGGCCGCGGCTGAAGTTCGACGGCACCATCACCGACATCCCGCTGCCGTACGCCCCCCTGGCCGGAGCCCCGATCTTCAACGCCGCGCTACCGGCCCGGCTGGCGATGGTCGTCACCCCGATCATCGGCATCCTGCTCGCCCTCGCCGTCGACCAACTGCTCCGCAACGCGGCACCCCGCCGGATGCTGTGGGCGGGTGCGTTCGCCGTGGCGCTACTGCCGCTGATCCCGGTCAGCCTGCTCACCATCGAACGGGAGCCAATCCCCACCTTCATCACCTCCGGCGCCTGGCGCCAACACGTCAGCCAGGGCGGGGTGCTCGCCCCGGTGCCGTTCACCCTCGACGTACTGCCCGACGGACAGCGCTGGCAGGCCCACACGTTCGCCCACCGGCAGGGCGAGTTCGCCATCCCGTCCGGCTTCTTCCTCGGCCCGGGCGGCCCGGACGGCCGGGGCCGAATCGGACCGGTCCCGCGCGCCACCGACGGGCTGCTACACGAGGTGGCCCGCACCGGTGTGGTGCCACCGATCGACGACACCGACCGGGCCGCCGCCCGCGCCGACCTGAACCACTGGGGTGCCGAGGCCGTCGTGCTGGCCGACCAGGTGCACGGGGCCAAGTTCCCGGTCGACGCCGAGGCGCTGCTGACGGCCACCACCGAACTGCTCGGACCGCCGCAGCGGGTCGTCGACGTCTGGCTCTGGCCCGCCCCGGCCGGCGGCTGGTGA
- a CDS encoding RDD family protein, with translation MSEGSGRSAAEVPSLFRRAGALVIDWLLCVLIAGFFADPVRSGWPPVAVLIFEYAFFIGLFAQTPGMWLTRIRCVSVVDGGRIGVPRAFLRGLLLALVVPPLLMDERRRGAHDRVAGSIVLPVPN, from the coding sequence GTGTCCGAAGGCTCCGGGCGCTCGGCCGCAGAAGTGCCCAGTCTGTTCCGCCGGGCGGGCGCGCTCGTGATTGACTGGTTACTCTGCGTGCTCATTGCGGGCTTCTTCGCCGATCCGGTCCGATCCGGCTGGCCGCCAGTCGCCGTGCTGATCTTCGAGTACGCGTTCTTCATCGGTCTATTCGCCCAGACACCGGGAATGTGGCTGACCCGCATCCGGTGCGTCTCGGTGGTCGACGGCGGTCGGATCGGCGTACCCCGCGCGTTTCTGCGCGGACTGCTGCTGGCCCTCGTGGTTCCGCCACTGCTGATGGACGAGCGGCGGCGCGGCGCACACGACCGCGTCGCCGGATCGATCGTCCTGCCCGTCCCGAACTGA
- the glnA gene encoding type I glutamate--ammonia ligase has protein sequence MFANPEELLRYLKDEGVKFVDVRFCDLPGVMQHFNLPVESVDEELFTTGLAFDGSSIRGFQAIHESDMLLLPDVATAFIDPFRIEKTLALNFFIHDPFTREAYSRDPRNVAKKAEAYLAASGIADTAYFGAEAEFYIFDSIRHETSANQAFYYIDSIEGAWNTGREEEGGNRGYKTPYKGGYFPVPPVDHYADLRDQIVRKLIDTGFTVERSHHEVGTAGQAEINYKFSTLLHAGDQMQLFKYIVKNTAWSAGKTATFMPKPLFGDNGSGMHTHQSLWLNGEPLFYDETGYAGLSDMARWYIGGLLHHAPSLLAFTNPTVNSYRRLVPGFEAPVNLVYSQRNRSACTRIPVTGSNAKAKRVEFRVPDPSANVYLAFSAMMMAGLDGIKTKIEPPTPIDKDLYDLPPEEWGDVKQVPGSLPAVLDSLEADHDFLLEGGVFTPDLISTWVDWKRSNEVDPVRLRPTPHEFAMYYDC, from the coding sequence GTGTTCGCCAATCCCGAGGAACTACTGCGGTACCTCAAAGACGAGGGCGTGAAGTTCGTCGACGTACGCTTTTGTGACCTGCCCGGCGTGATGCAGCACTTCAACCTGCCGGTTGAGTCCGTCGACGAGGAACTTTTCACCACCGGCCTCGCCTTCGACGGGTCTTCGATCCGTGGTTTCCAGGCGATCCACGAGTCGGACATGCTGCTGCTGCCGGATGTCGCCACCGCTTTCATCGACCCGTTCCGGATCGAGAAGACGCTGGCGCTCAACTTCTTCATCCACGACCCGTTCACCCGTGAGGCGTACTCCCGGGACCCGCGGAACGTGGCCAAGAAGGCCGAGGCTTACCTCGCTGCCAGTGGCATCGCCGACACCGCCTACTTCGGCGCCGAGGCGGAGTTCTACATCTTCGACTCGATCCGCCACGAGACCTCGGCGAATCAGGCCTTCTACTACATCGACTCGATCGAGGGCGCCTGGAACACCGGTCGCGAAGAAGAAGGCGGCAACCGCGGTTACAAGACCCCGTACAAGGGCGGTTACTTCCCGGTGCCGCCGGTCGACCACTACGCCGACCTGCGCGACCAGATCGTCCGCAAGCTGATCGACACCGGCTTCACCGTGGAGCGCTCGCACCACGAGGTCGGCACCGCCGGCCAGGCCGAGATCAACTACAAGTTCTCCACCCTGCTGCACGCTGGTGACCAGATGCAGCTGTTCAAGTACATCGTGAAGAACACCGCCTGGTCCGCCGGCAAGACCGCGACCTTCATGCCGAAGCCGCTGTTCGGCGACAACGGCTCGGGCATGCACACCCACCAGAGCCTCTGGCTCAACGGCGAGCCGCTGTTCTACGACGAGACCGGCTACGCCGGACTGTCGGACATGGCCCGCTGGTACATCGGCGGTCTGCTGCACCACGCGCCGTCGCTGCTGGCCTTCACCAACCCGACGGTGAACTCCTACCGCCGGCTCGTGCCGGGCTTCGAGGCGCCGGTCAACCTGGTCTACTCGCAGCGCAACCGCTCCGCCTGCACCCGCATCCCGGTCACCGGCAGCAACGCCAAGGCCAAGCGGGTCGAGTTCCGGGTGCCGGACCCGTCGGCCAACGTCTACCTGGCCTTCTCGGCCATGATGATGGCCGGCCTGGACGGCATCAAGACCAAGATCGAGCCGCCGACGCCGATCGACAAGGACCTGTACGACCTGCCGCCGGAGGAGTGGGGCGACGTCAAGCAGGTGCCGGGCTCGCTGCCGGCGGTGCTCGACTCGCTGGAGGCCGACCACGACTTCCTGCTGGAGGGCGGCGTCTTCACGCCGGACCTCATCTCCACCTGGGTCGACTGGAAGCGGTCCAACGAGGTCGACCCGGTCCGGCTGCGGCCGACCCCGCACGAGTTCGCGATGTACTACGACTGCTGA
- a CDS encoding SCO5389 family protein, translated as MSLDVPAALLERAEAGQVDDAEFVDCVRQSLPYAWSVVSEVAAQAQGTTAEFADHAVPPPSEAERGQLLRALASDAIRGGLERHFGVKLAFQNCHRVAAFKLAAVGGETYQRFISPLAQIRNQSPELRDC; from the coding sequence ATGTCCCTCGACGTACCCGCCGCTCTGCTGGAGCGGGCCGAAGCCGGCCAGGTCGACGACGCCGAGTTCGTCGACTGCGTACGCCAGTCCCTGCCGTACGCCTGGTCGGTGGTGTCCGAGGTGGCCGCCCAGGCCCAGGGCACCACGGCCGAGTTCGCCGACCACGCGGTGCCGCCGCCGAGCGAGGCCGAGCGCGGCCAACTGCTGCGGGCCCTGGCCAGCGACGCGATCCGGGGCGGCCTGGAGCGCCACTTCGGCGTCAAGCTGGCCTTCCAGAACTGTCACCGGGTAGCCGCCTTCAAGCTCGCCGCCGTCGGCGGCGAGACCTACCAGCGGTTCATCTCCCCGCTCGCCCAGATCCGCAACCAGTCGCCCGAGCTGCGTGACTGCTGA
- the lipB gene encoding lipoyl(octanoyl) transferase LipB, with translation MTSTVSRLRSVRAGVVEYQSAWQEQRRLHAAVVAGEEPDTVLLLEHPAVYTAGKRTEAWDRPMDGTPVVDVDRGGKITWHGPGQLVGYPIVRLPEPIDVVAYVRRVEQLLIDVCTEFGLATTRLQGPNHSGVWVPEDDRGPARKVGAIGIRVARGVTQHGFAINCDPDLTAYDRIVPCGLRDVGVTSLAAELGRPVTVAEVLPVVERHLPTLG, from the coding sequence GTGACCAGCACCGTTTCGCGTCTGCGTAGTGTCCGCGCCGGAGTCGTCGAGTACCAGAGCGCCTGGCAGGAGCAGCGCCGGCTGCACGCCGCCGTCGTGGCGGGCGAGGAGCCGGACACGGTGCTGCTGCTCGAACACCCGGCGGTCTACACCGCCGGCAAACGTACCGAGGCGTGGGACCGCCCGATGGACGGCACGCCGGTGGTCGACGTCGACCGGGGCGGCAAGATCACCTGGCACGGCCCCGGTCAGCTGGTCGGCTATCCGATCGTGCGCCTGCCCGAGCCGATCGACGTGGTCGCCTACGTACGCCGGGTCGAGCAGTTGCTGATCGACGTCTGCACCGAGTTCGGGTTGGCCACCACCCGGCTTCAGGGGCCGAACCACAGCGGGGTGTGGGTGCCCGAGGACGACCGTGGCCCGGCCCGCAAGGTCGGGGCGATCGGCATCCGGGTGGCCCGGGGGGTCACCCAGCACGGCTTCGCCATCAACTGCGACCCCGACCTGACCGCGTACGACCGGATCGTCCCCTGCGGCCTGCGCGACGTCGGGGTGACGTCCCTCGCCGCCGAGCTGGGCCGGCCGGTCACCGTCGCCGAGGTGCTGCCCGTCGTCGAGCGGCACCTGCCGACGCTCGGCTGA
- a CDS encoding DUF4191 domain-containing protein, producing the protein MAKPQEKVSFGQRLKQIGMVFSFTAKRDKWFVPFAVAAVVLPLAVTVPVVMVWGWMWLPIGILLALLAVLIVLNLRSNTAMMNVAEGQPGAAASLLENMRGDWRVTPAVSSTTQMDMIHLVIGRPGVILLAEGNPQRVRSLLGQEKRRLAKVIGTAPLYDYVIGTDEGELSIRKMRMTLARLPRNLTGKDVNALDKRLTALTARPQLPKGAIPKNMRPAKGAFRQSRGR; encoded by the coding sequence ATGGCGAAACCCCAGGAGAAGGTGTCGTTCGGCCAGCGGCTGAAGCAGATCGGCATGGTGTTCTCGTTCACCGCCAAGCGCGACAAGTGGTTCGTGCCGTTTGCGGTGGCCGCCGTCGTGCTTCCGCTGGCGGTCACCGTGCCGGTCGTCATGGTCTGGGGTTGGATGTGGCTGCCGATCGGCATCCTGCTGGCGCTGCTGGCGGTGCTGATCGTGCTCAACCTGCGATCGAACACGGCGATGATGAACGTCGCCGAGGGGCAGCCCGGTGCGGCGGCCTCGCTGCTGGAGAACATGCGCGGTGACTGGCGGGTCACGCCGGCGGTCAGCTCCACCACCCAGATGGACATGATCCACCTGGTGATCGGCCGCCCCGGGGTGATCCTGCTCGCCGAGGGCAACCCGCAGCGGGTGCGCAGCCTGCTCGGTCAGGAGAAGCGTCGGCTGGCGAAGGTGATCGGCACCGCCCCGCTGTACGACTACGTGATCGGCACCGACGAGGGCGAGTTGTCCATCCGCAAGATGCGGATGACCCTGGCCCGGCTGCCGCGCAATCTCACCGGCAAGGACGTCAACGCGTTGGACAAGCGACTGACCGCGCTGACCGCACGGCCGCAACTGCCCAAGGGCGCCATCCCGAAGAACATGCGCCCGGCCAAGGGCGCCTTCCGGCAGTCCCGCGGGCGCTGA
- a CDS encoding potassium transporter TrkA, with protein sequence MQELPGVGKRYDVDLGSPSQRVSVVVRRDGIRDLYVFTSRSDEPTAVLELTEEQARKVGALLAGTFFEA encoded by the coding sequence ATGCAGGAGCTACCGGGCGTCGGCAAGCGCTACGACGTCGACCTGGGCTCACCCAGCCAGCGGGTGTCCGTGGTGGTACGCCGGGACGGCATCCGTGACCTGTACGTCTTCACCAGCCGCTCCGACGAGCCGACAGCGGTACTGGAGCTGACCGAGGAGCAGGCCCGCAAGGTGGGGGCGCTCCTCGCCGGCACCTTCTTCGAAGCGTGA
- a CDS encoding ATP-binding protein encodes MKICFVGKGGSGKTTLAALFARHLAATATGPDARPAPLLAIDADINQHLAAALGASDDEAVLLPALGDHMVDIKEYLRGDNPRISSAAAMVKTTPPGRGSRLLTVAGANPIYDALVREVAGIRLAVTGPFATDDLGVACYHSKVGAVELLLNHLVDGPGEYVVVDMTAGADSFASGLFTRFDATFLVCEPTVRSVGVYRQYVGYARDHGVRVHVVGNKIDDESDVDFLREHVGDDLLTWIGRSGFVKAAERGQHQPISAMEPTNRDALDTMRTTIDAGVQDWASYTRQAVEFHLRNATAWANDRVGENLADQVDPEFVLGPDLLVR; translated from the coding sequence GTGAAGATCTGTTTTGTCGGCAAGGGTGGCAGTGGCAAGACCACCCTCGCCGCGCTGTTCGCCCGCCACCTGGCGGCCACGGCCACCGGCCCCGACGCCCGCCCGGCCCCGCTGCTGGCCATCGACGCCGACATCAACCAGCATCTCGCCGCCGCCCTCGGCGCCAGTGACGACGAGGCGGTCCTGCTGCCGGCGCTCGGCGACCACATGGTCGACATCAAGGAGTATCTGCGGGGTGACAACCCGCGGATCAGTTCGGCCGCCGCGATGGTCAAGACGACGCCGCCGGGTCGCGGCTCCCGGCTGCTCACCGTGGCCGGCGCCAACCCGATCTACGACGCGCTGGTCCGCGAGGTCGCCGGCATCCGGTTGGCGGTCACCGGCCCGTTCGCCACCGACGACCTCGGCGTCGCCTGCTACCACTCCAAGGTCGGCGCGGTGGAGTTGCTGCTGAACCACCTCGTCGACGGACCCGGTGAGTACGTCGTCGTCGACATGACCGCCGGTGCCGACTCGTTCGCCTCCGGGCTGTTCACCCGCTTCGACGCGACCTTCCTGGTCTGCGAGCCGACGGTTCGCAGCGTCGGCGTCTACCGGCAGTACGTCGGGTACGCCCGGGATCACGGGGTGCGGGTGCACGTGGTCGGCAACAAGATCGACGACGAGTCCGACGTGGACTTCCTGCGGGAGCACGTCGGCGACGACCTGTTGACCTGGATCGGCCGCTCCGGCTTCGTCAAGGCGGCCGAGCGGGGCCAGCACCAACCGATCAGCGCGATGGAGCCAACGAATCGTGACGCCCTGGACACGATGCGTACAACCATCGATGCTGGTGTGCAGGACTGGGCCAGCTACACCCGGCAGGCGGTGGAGTTCCACCTACGCAACGCCACCGCCTGGGCCAACGACCGGGTCGGCGAGAACCTCGCCGACCAGGTCGATCCGGAGTTCGTCCTCGGACCAGATCTCCTGGTCCGCTGA
- a CDS encoding cation:proton antiporter domain-containing protein has translation MHADLIGLGALVLIAGLLARGGRRLGLPTVPFFMLTGILLGPATPGPVLVEHPEDLAILAALGLVLLLFSLGVEFPVEQVLASGRRLFIAAGSYIAMNVSAGLGLGFALGWGTPEALVIGGALGISSSAIATKLLIELRRLTNAETPVILGIIVIEDLFLAFYLAMLTPVLSPSGSAGQLVLDIAISFGFLLLLFAVARFGARAVGRLIGSHEDEILVILVVGLVLLVAGISADVGVSDAIGALMIGLVISRTTVRERVERLTMPLRDLFAAVFFVAFGLSIDVGELGAVAVPVLVAVLLTLMVNVAAGLVTAALFGFNHRGAANVGLTVLGRGEFSLILATLALAAGLDARIGPFIALYVLILAVLSPMLATHSRYLARVIPDWLLRSRWRYVREETMSTACTHLELVTVTETDTRECAYCAETGDDWVELRMCLTCGAVRCCDDSVNKHATAHFAETGHPLMRSLQPGEDWWYCFEDRTLVRQPMGSQPTGSTPTDRKPTSAT, from the coding sequence ATGCACGCTGACCTGATCGGTCTGGGCGCTCTGGTGCTCATCGCCGGGCTACTCGCTCGCGGCGGGCGCCGGCTCGGCCTGCCCACCGTCCCGTTCTTCATGCTCACCGGCATCCTGCTGGGGCCGGCGACCCCGGGTCCGGTGCTGGTCGAACACCCCGAGGACCTCGCCATCCTGGCCGCGCTCGGGCTGGTACTGCTGCTGTTCAGCCTCGGGGTGGAATTCCCGGTCGAGCAGGTGCTGGCCAGCGGGCGCCGGCTGTTCATCGCCGCCGGCAGTTACATCGCGATGAACGTCAGCGCTGGCCTGGGCCTCGGCTTCGCCCTCGGCTGGGGCACGCCCGAGGCGCTGGTGATCGGCGGCGCGTTGGGCATCTCCTCGTCGGCGATCGCCACCAAGCTGCTGATCGAGTTGCGCCGGCTGACCAACGCCGAGACGCCGGTGATCCTGGGCATCATCGTCATCGAGGATTTGTTCCTCGCCTTCTACCTGGCGATGCTCACCCCGGTCCTGTCGCCGTCCGGCTCGGCCGGACAACTGGTGCTGGACATCGCGATCAGTTTCGGCTTCCTGTTGCTGCTGTTCGCCGTGGCCCGCTTCGGTGCCCGCGCGGTCGGCCGGCTGATCGGCAGCCACGAGGACGAGATCCTGGTGATCCTGGTCGTCGGGCTGGTGCTGCTGGTCGCCGGGATCTCCGCCGACGTCGGGGTCTCCGACGCCATCGGCGCGCTGATGATCGGTCTGGTGATCTCGCGGACCACGGTCCGGGAGCGGGTCGAGCGACTGACCATGCCGTTGCGGGATCTGTTCGCCGCGGTCTTCTTCGTCGCGTTCGGGCTCAGCATCGATGTCGGCGAACTCGGCGCGGTGGCGGTCCCGGTCCTGGTGGCGGTGTTGCTCACGTTGATGGTGAACGTCGCGGCCGGGCTGGTGACGGCGGCGTTGTTCGGGTTCAACCACCGGGGCGCGGCGAACGTCGGGCTCACGGTGCTGGGCCGGGGCGAGTTCTCGCTGATCCTGGCCACGCTGGCGTTGGCCGCCGGTCTGGACGCCCGGATCGGACCGTTCATCGCCCTGTACGTCCTGATCCTCGCGGTACTCAGCCCGATGCTGGCGACGCATTCGCGCTATCTGGCCCGGGTCATCCCGGACTGGCTGCTGCGGTCCCGCTGGCGGTACGTGCGGGAGGAGACGATGAGTACCGCCTGCACCCACCTCGAACTGGTGACCGTGACCGAGACGGACACCCGTGAGTGTGCGTACTGCGCAGAGACCGGTGACGACTGGGTGGAGTTGCGGATGTGTCTGACCTGCGGGGCGGTGCGCTGCTGTGACGACTCGGTGAACAAGCACGCGACGGCGCATTTCGCCGAGACCGGGCATCCGCTGATGCGTTCGCTGCAGCCGGGTGAGGACTGGTGGTACTGCTTCGAGGACCGGACTCTGGTCCGACAGCCGATGGGCAGCCAACCGACCGGCAGCACACCGACGGACCGCAAGCCGACATCGGCGACGTGA